One genomic window of Lycium barbarum isolate Lr01 unplaced genomic scaffold, ASM1917538v2 unchr_scaffold_46, whole genome shotgun sequence includes the following:
- the LOC132625720 gene encoding alcohol acyl transferase 1 allele GSc-like, with product MVQNGKRVDPTLILLWCREDIEAIRDQVSPTHHSSGRFELLTSFLWKNRTIAVDLNSEEIVCMGPIVTARWRLINLKIPLGYYGNAFAIPGAVSKAGHISTYPLTYALELIKKAKNKVNEEYFRSPADLNVIKGRPNFIQAWKFVMSNIFNVGFDKDFGWGEPKYGGVANAHSFMGKGVNIPLNFVI from the coding sequence ATGGTTCAGAATGGAAAACGAGTTGATCCAACGCTCATTCTTCTTTGGTGCAGAGAAGATATAGAAGCTATTCGCGATCAAGTTTCACCAACCCATCATTCAAGCGGAAGATTTGAGTTATTAACCTCATTTTTGTGGAAAAATCGAACAATTGCAGTCGATCTAAATTCTGAAGAAATTGTGTGTATGGGACCAATTGTAACAGCGCGTTGGAGACTTATAAATTTGAAAATACCACTTGGATATTACGGTAATGCATTTGCTATTCCAGGAGCAGTATCGAAAGCCGGACATATTAGCACATATCCATTGACGTATGCTCTTGAATTAATCAAGAAAGCCAAGAATAAAGTTAACGAGGAGTATTTTAGATCTCCGGCGGATCTTAATGTGATTAAGGGGAGGCCTAATTTTATACAAGCTTGGAAGTTTGTTATGTCAAACATTTTTAATGTAGGTTTTGATAAAGATTTTGGATGGGGAGAACCCAAGTATGGTGGGGTTGCTAACGCTCATTCTTTTATGGGcaaaggtgtaaatatacccctcaactttgtgatttag